In a single window of the Emys orbicularis isolate rEmyOrb1 chromosome 11, rEmyOrb1.hap1, whole genome shotgun sequence genome:
- the LOC135885906 gene encoding interferon lambda-3-like: protein MGNVGDKVLFALAIWTMTTEAFPKGTERTKCHLAKYKSLPPRELEAFKKAKDKFEDMMLSSDRKCSTRIFHRNWEVKELSVHDRVILVEKELDFTINMLENVEDPSLSNLLSRPLEILTQIRGDLRDCTRQTHSHRHSRRLNNWLQNFHKSKETETPGCLEASVILNLFRLLNEDLRCTAYMELCV from the exons ATGGGGAACGTAGGCGACAAAGTTCTCTTTGCTCTGGCCATCTGGACGATGACTACAGAGGCCTTTCCCAAAGGCACTGAGAGGACAAAATGCCACCTCGCAAAATACAAGTCCCTGCCACCTCGGGAACTGGAGGCCTTCAAGAAAGCCAAGGACAAATTT GAGGACATGATGCTGTCGTCAGACCGAAAATGCAGCACCAGGATTTTCCACCGGAACTGGGAAGTCAAAGAGCTGTCG GTGCACGATAGAGTCATCCTGGTAGAGAAGGAGCTGGACTTTACCATTAACATGCTGGAGAACGTTGAGGACCCCAGTCTGTCCAACCTGCTCTCAAGGCCACTAGAAATCCTGACACAGATCAGAGGGGACCTGAGGGACTGT ACCAGACAAACTCATTCTCATCGACACTCCAGGAGGCTGAACAATTGGCTCCAAAATTTCCATAAGAGCAAGGAGACG GAAACacctggctgcctggaagcaTCTGTGATCCTCAATCTCTTCCGACTGCTGAACGAAGACTTGAGATGCACAGCCTACATGGAGCTCTGTGTGTAG
- the LOC135885332 gene encoding interferon lambda-3-like: protein MEKKNHIQSQESGKAALRHKRQLKQHPSKYTARENGERSSPGANPFTVGDKVLFALAIWTMTTEAFPKGTERTKCHLAKYKSLPPRELEAFKKAKDKFEDMMLSSDRKCSTRIFHRNWEIKELSVHDRVILVEKELDFTINVLENVEDPSLSKLLSRPLEILTQIRGDLRDCTRQTHSHRHSRRLNNWLQNFHKSKETETPGCLEASVILNLFRLLNEDLRYEAYIELCV from the exons ATGGAGAAGAAAAACCACATTCAGAGCCAAGAGAGCGGCAAAGCAGCCCTGAGACACAAGAGGCAACTAAAGCAACATCCCAGCAAATACACGGCAAG GGAAAATGGGGAAC ggtcgagccccggcgcaaacccttttacagtaGGCGACAAAGTTCTCTTTGCTCTGGCCATCTGGACGATGACTACAGAGGCCTTTCCCAAAGGCACTGAGAGGACAAAATGCCACCTCGCAAAATACAAGTCCCTGCCACCTCGGGAACTGGAGGCCTTCAAGAAAGCCAAGGACAAATTT GAGGACATGATGCTGTCGTCAGACCGAAAATGCAGCACCAGGATTTTCCACCGGAACTGGGAAATCAAAGAGCTGTCG GTGCACGATAGAGTCATCCTGGTAGAGAAGGAGCTGGACTTTACCATTAACGTGCTGGAGAACGTTGAGGACCCCAGTCTGTCCAAGCTGCTCTCAAGGCCGCTAGAAATCCTGACACAGATCAGAGGGGACCTGAGGGACTGT ACCAGACAAACTCATTCTCATCGACACTCCAGGAGGCTGAACAATTGGCTCCAAAATTTCCATAAGAGCAAGGAGACG GAAACacctggctgcctggaagcaTCTGTGATCCTCAATCTCTTCCGACTGCTGAACGAAGACTTGAGATACGAAGCCTACATTGAGCTGTGTGTGTAG
- the LOC135885331 gene encoding interferon lambda-3-like: MLQGKMMGCKLLLVLTLWTVSTEAFPKGAQMKKCHLSKYKSLPPRELETFKNVTDRFEDIVLLSDRKCNTKIFHRKWEVKELSVHDRVILVKEELHLVIDVLENFGDPNLSEPLARPLEILRHIREDLKSCTRHQPDSHRRSGRLTSWLQKFHSAKKMETPGCLEASVVFNLFRLLNNDLKCAAYMESCT, translated from the exons ATGCTCCAAG GAAAAATGATGGGTTGCAAACTGCTCCTGGTCCTGACCCTATGGACAGTGTCTACAGAGGCCTTTCCCAAAGGTGCTCAGATGAAGAAGTGCCACCTCTCAAAATACAAGTCCCTGCCACCCCGGGAACTGGAGACCTTCAAGAATGTCACAGACAGATTT GAGGACATCGTGCTGTTGTCAGACCGAAAATGCAACACCAAGATTTTCCACCGGAAGTGGGAAGTCAAAGAGCTGTCG GTGCACGACAGAGTGATCCTGGTAAAGGAGGAGCTGCACCTCGTTATTGACGTGCTGGAGAACTTTGGGGATCCCAATCTGTCCGAGCCGCTCGCGAGGCCATTAGAAATCCTGAGGCACATCAGAGAGGACTTGAAGAGCTGC ACCAGACATCAGCCTGACTCCCATCGACGCTCCGGGAGGCTGACTAGCTGGCTCCAAAAATTCCACTCAGCCAAGAAGATG GAAACTCCGGGGTGCCTGGAAGCATCTGTGGTCTTCAATCTCTTCCGACTGCTGAACAATGACTTGAAGTGCGCAGCCTACATGGAGTCCTGCACCTAA